A region of Rhodamnia argentea isolate NSW1041297 chromosome 9, ASM2092103v1, whole genome shotgun sequence DNA encodes the following proteins:
- the LOC115739767 gene encoding CASP-like protein 1C3: MITSRSDHRPLKAREDSMAKAKISLVLRLLAVGSTAAAIGIMVTSHATAKVLNLSFDARYNNTPAFVYFVVAEAVAGGYSLVSLFLSSKSLFWRAVMMMDVVIAMLPSSSIFATVAIGRVGKKGNNHAGWLPICGQVPKFCDRVIGALIVGFVAAAIYLVLLLCSLHSLFALKP, translated from the exons ATGATCACATCCCGCTCCGATCACCGGCCCCTGAAAGCCAGAGAAGACTCCATGGCCAAGGCCAAGATCTCGCTAGTGCTCAGGCTGCTGGCTGTGGGCTCTACAGCTGCGGCTATCGGGATCATGGTCACCAGCCATGCGACTGCCAAGGTTCTCAACCTGAGCTTCGATGCCAGATACAACAACACACCGGCGTTCGT GTACTTTGTGGTCGCGGAGGCTGTCGCCGGTGGGTACAGCTTGGTCTCTCTGTTTCTGTCTTCCAAAAGCTTGTTCTGGCGTGCTGTGATGATGATGGATGTG gtcaTTGCAATGCTCCCGAGCTCCAGCATTTTCGCTACAGTGGCGATAGGCCGGGTGGGCAAGAAAGGGAACAACCACGCCGGTTGGTTACCGATTTGCGGCCAAGTCCCCAAGTTCTGCGACCGGGTGATCGGCGCTCTCATCGTCGGCTTCGTCGCGGCGGCGATTTACCTGGTCCTCCTCTTATGCTCCCTCCACTCTCTCTTCGCCCTCAAACCCTAG